The Anastrepha ludens isolate Willacy chromosome 2, idAnaLude1.1, whole genome shotgun sequence DNA window ACCTTGTCTTCGTCCTTTCTTCCTGTGTCACGAGTGGGAGAAGATAATAgtttctcctcttcctctggtgaTATGGTAGCTTTGCCATCTGGCCCCAAGGCCACGTCGTCAACTTCCATATCCGTGATTTCGCTGACAGTTGGAGGGCATTGTTTGCCCTTAGCTGCCTGCGATGTTGTAGGTAGTTCGGCACTGTTTACCGAAAGGTCGTTATCGACCTGGTTTATATTGGGCACTCCTgccttttttaatgaattgtttAACTCTGCCATGTGGTCCCACGAGTGAAGGGGAAGGGAAGGTCGAGCCACGACAGTGCCCCGGTGTCGCGGTAAGGCTAATTACAACCAGAGGGCGCCCGATATCTGGAGGTCACCGTTATAAGACACACTTACGTAGTGCCATTCATCCTATAGGCACGGTTCGAATTACACCTAGGATTACGGGTTTTTTCGAGTTATGCCTCTCTAGATCCGCCATTTTTGGTTAAAAGCAGGGGCACCTCGTGCAGGCGTGGCATTCTGCCACAATGGTCGGTCTTTAGGCTACTGGCACAACTGCCATACGCCTCTGTGTGCATTCCCCCGAGAAGCAACGTACACTTCACCCCCAAATAAACCTATAATATTAATTGTCGTATACTTGTTTCACTTTGTTTAATAAGCtttgattgtttccttttttttcaccaaaaaagaaaaaaactttcaaataatCGATCACCCTACAGTTGCATACATAATTATCGTACCAAATATGTGTTAATCATACGCCCCGCCGAAAAGCGTTACCCTTTAATTAAGTCTTTAGATAAGTACCGTAAAATGTGTACAAACTGTTCTGTTTATGTAActctatttataataattttcaatatgttACTTCCGCACTGTGTAAGGCAACAGCTTATGGCAGCGATTATCTGGTTACCGCTGTATAGCCGCTTGCTTTATTCACATTGTAAATTCAcctgttcttaattttttctcccACTTTACTTTGTCTCTtctgaaatttttatgtaaatgtgTACGCCCGTTTGTCCCTTTGGATGCGAacctttttaatataattagaaCAAAATATGCTCATTGCAGACTTGAAGCGCGAAGCGACAATATGCCACATGCTGAAACATCCGCATATAGTCGAGTTGCTGGAGACGTACAGCTCAGAGGGCATGCTGTACATGGtgttcgaattgtatgtatGCGCTCCACCTCTAACGttgcttacatatgtacatacatacatacacacagtacATATTGTAACGATTTTAAacttgattttgaaaatattgtgttgTTTTTAATGATTGCTGCTTTTTTCGTTCACTAACAGCATGGAAGGCTCCGATCTGTGTTTTGAAGTGGTGCGTCGGGCTGTGGCTGGCTTTGTGTACAGCGAGGCTGTGGCATGGTTAGTATAATTAACTCATCCCATCCTATTCTTCGTTCATTATGTCCATATTAACAACACATCTACTTGAATtcaatacatatgcacaaatatatatgtacccacatacatttgcacttatgtacatgcatgcatgcatatatgcgaCAGTGACACGTgctaatgaaacaaaaaaaccttcCTAAAGTCATTACATGCGTCAAATTTTGGAGGCGTTGCGTTATTGCCATGAAAACGACATTTTGCATAGAGATGTGAGGCCCGCGTGTGCATTGCTCGCCACCGTTGACAATTCAGCGCCGGTGAAGTTGGGCGGTTTCGGTTCGGCCATACAACTGCCGGGCGGCAGAGAGACCATCGAGACACATGGTGCGTTTGATTTGACTATAATTCTATGTACACTCATGTGCAATATTTTGGTTATTTAATTGGTTTTTAAAGGTCGTGTTGGTTGTCCGCACTATATGGCGCCTGAAGTGGTGACGCGGCGCTTATATGGCAAAGGCTGTGATGTTTGGGGTGCAGGCGTAATGCTGCACGTATTGCTGTCCGGTCGTCTACCGTTCCTGGGCTCGGGTATAAGACTGCAAAATTCCATAGCGCGTGGCCGTATTTCGGTAAGTATTCATGTTCAGCCCGTGAGTTGTTGGATAATAATAATGCCATCGATGTATTTTAGTTTGAGGCACCAGAATGGAAATCCATTTCTACAACGGCTAAGGATTTGGTTATGAAAATGCTGGCGGCGAATCCACATCACAGGCCATCAATAACCGAAGTGTTGGAGCATCCTTGGATGAGGGTAAgttagttaatttatttaaaaaataaaaattaaaatattaaaaaagaaataaaaaataacaacaaataaaaaaataaaaaattgaaaaataataaataaaaataacaaaaaataaataaaaaattgaaaaataatgaataaaaaaccaaaaaataaataaaaaactaaataacaaaacatgaaacataaatttgtttgttagttctttatttattttttgtttttgtttttatttttattttttaattttttgtttttttttatatttataattttttaattttttattatttattaattttttattttttaattgctttttttttctttgtatttatttttatttcttattgttttatttctttattattattttttttttaatattgtattttaattaatatattatttttttaatgttttaaattttatttttttaatattttaattattattttttttatattaatattttgattgtatttttttttgttatctatttatttaaattttattcttttttaatttttttttttaattttcttttgtttttatttttttattttaagaacttGCTTATCAAATATGTTTCATATTTCGTGTAAACTTTCCTCTTCAGGATCGCGATAAACTGCAACGTCAACATTTGGCGGACACGGTTGAGGAATTGAAGCGCTATAATGCGCGCCGCAAACTGAAAGGTGCTGTGCAAGCTATTGCAGGTGGCACGACGTTAGATCCACTATTCGGCACAGACACTGACTCAAGTATAACATTTGAAATGCTCTAATAAAGTCCGATTGTAAGCAATAATATATCTTTTGTATGGTTGCAGTGCCCGTGGCGACTGCTTCGGATATGCTCAATGAATGGGCTGACGAAGAAGCGGGTATTGAAGCTGTGCAACGCATATTAGACTGCCTGGATGATATTTATGCGCTGCAGGATACCAACGTCGATCCCGAAGTGTTGCGTGAAATGTTGCGCGATGGTCGGTTACACCAGTTTTTGCAGGTTGGTTGGTACTTACTTAAATGACCTATACTTCTGACATGATTCGtcaataaaatttctaattttttcgtttctgtTT harbors:
- the LOC128855259 gene encoding peripheral plasma membrane protein CASK-like isoform X1 — translated: MAEDEILFDDVYELCEVIGKGPFSIVRRCIHRESNQQFAVKIVDVAKFTASPGLSTAEQNMLIADLKREATICHMLKHPHIVELLETYSSEGMLYMVFEFMEGSDLCFEVVRRAVAGFVYSEAVACHYMRQILEALRYCHENDILHRDVRPACALLATVDNSAPVKLGGFGSAIQLPGGRETIETHGRVGCPHYMAPEVVTRRLYGKGCDVWGAGVMLHVLLSGRLPFLGSGIRLQNSIARGRISFEAPEWKSISTTAKDLVMKMLAANPHHRPSITEVLEHPWMRDRDKLQRQHLADTVEELKRYNARRKLKGAVQAIAGGTTLDPLFGTDTDSMPVATASDMLNEWADEEAGIEAVQRILDCLDDIYALQDTNVDPEVLREMLRDGRLHQFLQQLFDRISSTVMSPSRAPSGDAVARCRDVIDSVSSVGGNKYLKDELMAVLASSHFQVNMARICYLIAISKEVLNSVRFEFYISANILIKSKSKILINLI
- the LOC128855259 gene encoding peripheral plasma membrane protein CASK-like isoform X2, which gives rise to MAEDEILFDDVYELCEVIGKGPFSIVRRCIHRESNQQFAVKIVDVAKFTASPGLSTADLKREATICHMLKHPHIVELLETYSSEGMLYMVFEFMEGSDLCFEVVRRAVAGFVYSEAVACHYMRQILEALRYCHENDILHRDVRPACALLATVDNSAPVKLGGFGSAIQLPGGRETIETHGRVGCPHYMAPEVVTRRLYGKGCDVWGAGVMLHVLLSGRLPFLGSGIRLQNSIARGRISFEAPEWKSISTTAKDLVMKMLAANPHHRPSITEVLEHPWMRDRDKLQRQHLADTVEELKRYNARRKLKGAVQAIAGGTTLDPLFGTDTDSMPVATASDMLNEWADEEAGIEAVQRILDCLDDIYALQDTNVDPEVLREMLRDGRLHQFLQLFDRISSTVMSPSRAPSGDAVARCRDVIDSVSSVGGNKYLKDELMAVLASSHFQVNMARICYLIAISKEVLNSVRFEFYISANILIKSKSKILINLI